A single window of Gossypium hirsutum isolate 1008001.06 chromosome A10, Gossypium_hirsutum_v2.1, whole genome shotgun sequence DNA harbors:
- the LOC107895528 gene encoding cysteine-tryptophan domain-containing zinc finger protein 7 isoform X1, translated as MDENSEPEEGEACYHRDDDGDINPDTAFSYLDEKIKNILGHFQKDFEGGVSAENLGAKFGGYGSFLPTYERSPTRLSCPKTPQGNSSTPRSTNNLSMEGAFQNLKAPPNAPPSGRPGNATCPSGSIAAKHDLHLSFNHVAEKPALKDDSFNRAEIPTDQKTLKVRIKVGSDNKVQKNSAIYSGLGLDDSPSSSLGNSPEESGGMVTGSQGTTNESPTKILQVMTSYHVPGGVLISPLHESLLCLLRKEKEGPSRESKSIPLLKACPENSSGLIDESILGNGKQLREKKTKFLIGKSKKVVESKQGNRMNVENDKKLLIKNKLQNEIAGGKELLSHDLKHTALSNSVNVADSVESMPRVCDLSAEANQDGSRGGIFSSDSSKKDSLESISRRSRASGKKKKKDIQRSSVEKVWEQSVVDTSKNASVDLGDNVGSKCYQNTAPLKCKEESKTKVGQEATFPVQKETNIPSEMENTLFVGKKKSKGSNNAGQIADSMKDSLRLDVSGTPKDTTSSSQSFSSGKSNMNRLKLQKDINKVRDNHRDALDTNFKQKRDKMDPSMRPFHNRPKDAGPTTDFERGHNGYLDKSKEIFSGGTVDNQLLGVDAPGVVPHLSDQTLASQTTALATTASVFIEENWVQCDRCHNWRLLPFDTRPEQLPEKWLCSMLNWLPGMNRCDISEEETTKALRALYQVPVAENQSNPENHANGTMPLITSAHLQHLDQKNSSFNSQVSSIQGKKNHGQKELCKAGSSGLSQMSNSKKNQRQEPLKSRRLKNVTQIPIESNLTKKSSFQQKEKYPAAGVTMQAKMKNKRESGLYANGSSKKVKTEIVYTTDKHQSANLDVRTVGLNSSTGLPTQANGRSMQKYNECTNSGDLKHDLKERSVVSVRKLVDQTQVSSDGVSLDMKKCDEKAFVKKRKLEDREDSENGNELYIKEESSESGFRNGKKSRVSKIEGEQPHRNDVDGMMYRKSMDHLIGSANEVRSIDRNQQLRKHKKKSFKKTLDGLDLLRRDSETGQNLKAATSSSSKVSGSHKTRVNFEEARGSPVESVSSSPMRTSYPEKLASTKGEGSGYAAAANTGIPPSGNSRSWDREGTVELAQSVSEMKERVSGDFNPKSHKISTVGCQDRDSISKISIKTKPSSRLGKSHLHNGDTHFSENGLNALEWPHGEDRVNKECQVVLPQKSDKGYISQTKNNGRSSAADKMKVYDPADRQEDLCSRKNMKYQSDVDPEGHACLQETTADCKLNLPKPSKDGKNNVGRRDPSGQWSSDNRMEAQSNKKHEVDAKTAAAACSTKGKTAPQKNVIQDFDGQTRQVETRNGISKSSMHCENESQKEIAGHLTAPEAEQGVVSDGFPVNGSDNVDLSKAIKLPGKAGTKNGSNHSLGKHIPDLRVAHSPVRVNSSNQTANDALNDAEKLRNYADRLKSSGFAFESNEIYFKAALKYLGVAAHLETSNSESGRHCDLNQMQVYNTATKLCEMCALEYERRREMAAAALAYKCMEVAYMRIVYCKQSTSSRDRNELQATLQMVPQGKPGESPSSSASDVDNLNNQQSVEKAPLAKGLVSHGGTHVIVARNRPSFVRLLDFTQDVSFAMEASRKSQNAFTAATASLEETQNTECIISVRKVIDFSFQDVEGLICLVQQAMEAITRAGLAGARD; from the exons ATGGATGAAAATTCTGAGCCTGAAGAAGGAGAAGCTTGCTATCACAGAGATGACGACGGCGACATTAACCCTGATACCGCTTTCTCCTACCTT GATGAAAAGATCAAAAACATTTTGGGACATTTTCAGAAAGATTTTGAAGGCGGTGTTTCTGCAGAAAACTTGG GGGCAAAATTTGGTGGGTATGGCTCATTTTTGCCTACCTATGAACGGTCTCCGACAAGATTATCATGTCCAAAGACACCACAGGGAAACTCCAGCACACCAAGGTCTACAAACAATTTATCCATGGAG GGTGCATTCCAGAATTTGAAAGCTCCTCCAAATGCACCCCCATCTGGGAGACCTGGAAATGCTACCTGCCCTAGTGGCAGTATTGCAGCTAAACATGACTTACATTTGTCTTTTAATCATGTTGCTGAGAAGCCTGCCTTAAAGGATGATAGTTTTAACAGAGCAGAGATTCCTACTGACCAGAAGACCCTAAAGGTCCGAATTAAAGTGGGATCTGATAACAAAGTTCAAAAGAACTCTGCAATCTATAGTGGTCTTGGGCTTGATGATTCTCCATCTTCGTCATTGGGAAACAGTCCTGAGGAAAGTGGAGGAATGGTAACTGGCTCGCAAGGAACCACAAATGAATCACCCACGAAAATTCTTCAG GTTATGACTTCCTATCATGTCCCTGGTGGTGTACTCATATCTCCTCTTCATGAAAGCCTGCTATGCTTGTTAAGAAAGGAGAAGGAAGGTCCTTCTAGAGAGAGTAAATCTATCCCCTTGCTTAAGGCATGTCCAGAAAATTCTTCTGGGTTAATAGATGAGTCCATTTTGGGTAATGGAAAACAACTCAGggagaagaaaacaaaatttttaattgggAAAAGCAAAAAGGTGGTGGAGTCAAAGCAAGGGAACCGCATGAATGTTGAGAATGATAAGAAGTTGCTCATAAAAAATAAGTTGCAAAATGAGATTGCAGGAGGGAAGGAGTTGTTGTCCCATGATTTGAAACACACAGCTCTATCTAATTCAGTTAATGTTGCTGACTCTGTGGAATCCATGCCTAGGGTATGTGATCTTTCTGCAGAGGCTAATCAGGATGGATCAAGAGGTGGAATATTTTCATCTGACTCATCAAAGAAGGATTCTTTGGAGTCAATATCCAGAAGGAGTAGAGCTAGTggcaagaagaaaaagaaggataTACAGCGTAGTTCAGTTGAAAAGGTTTGGGAACAGAGTGTAGTAGATACCAGTAAGAATGCTTCAGTTGACCTTGGGGATAATGTTGGGAGTAAATGCTACCAAAATACTGCCCCTTTAAAGTGTAAGGAAGAGTCAAAAACAAAGGTTGGTCAGGAAGCTACATTTCCTGTACAGAAAGAAACAAATATTCCATCTGAGATGGAAAACACATTGTTTGTGGGCAAGAAGAAGTCAAAAGGTAGCAATAATGCTGGACAAATTGCTGATTCAATGAAGGATAGTTTAAGGCTCGATGTGAGCGGAACACCTAAAGATACAACCAGTTCTAGTCAGAGTTTTTCTTCAGGTAAAAGTAATATGAATAGGTTGAAGTTGCAGAAGGATATTAATAAGGTCCGAGATAATCATAGAGATGCATTGGACACCAATTTCAAACAAAAACGTGACAAAATGGATCCATCAATGAGGCCTTTTCACAATAGACCAAAAGATGCTGGACCTACTACAGATTTTGAGAGGGGGCACAATGGTTATTTGGACAAGTCAAAAGAAATATTTAGTGGTGGAACAGTTGATAACCAGCTGTTGGGAGTGGATGCTCCAGGTGTGGTTCCTCACCTTTCTGACCAGACACTTGCCTCTCAGACAACAGCATTGGCAACAACTGCTTCTGTATTCATAGAAGAAAACTGGGTTCAGTGTGATCGTTGTCACAATTGGCGACTTTTGCCTTTTGATACTAGACCGGAACAACTCCCTGAGAAGTGGCTGTGTAGCATGCTTAATTGGCT GCCTGGAATGAACAGGTGTGACATCAGTGAGGAGGAGACAACAAAAGCTCTCAGAGCATTGTACCAGGTTCCAGTAGCTGAGAATCAAAGTAATCCAGAAAATCATGCAAATGGAACCATGCCATTGATCACTTCAGCTCATCTACAGCATCTTGATCAGAAAAACTCTAGTTTCAATTCTCAGGTGTCATCTATTCAAGGCAAGAAGAACCATGGCCAGAAGGAACTGTGCAAAGCAGGAAGCAGTGGCCTGAGTCAGATGTCAAACTCTAAAAAGAACCAACGGCAGGAACCTTTGAAAAGTAGGCGCTTAAAGAACGTGACCCAGATCCCTATCGAATCAAATCTCACAAAGAAATCCAGCTTCCAGCAAAAAGAAAAGTATCCAGCTGCAG GAGTGACCATGCAAGCAAAGATGAAAAACAAGAGGGAGTCTGGTCTATATGCGAATGGAAGTTCAAAGAAAGTCAAAACAGAAATTGTATACACGACTGATAAACATCAGAGTGCTAACTTGGATGTCAGAACGGTGGGCCTTAATTCAAGCACTGGCTTGCCAACTCAAGCAAATGGAAGAAGTATGCAAAAGTATAATGAGTGCACTAATTCTGGGGATCTAAAGCATGATTTGAAAGAAAGATCAGTAGTTTCTGTTAGAAAACTTGTGGATCAAACTCAGGTCTCATCAGATGGTGTGTCACTAGACATGAAAAAATGTGATGAAAAGGCTTttgtgaagaaaagaaaattggagGACCGGGAGGACAGTGAAAATGGGAATGAGTTATATATTAAGGAAGAAAGTAGTGAGAGTGGGTTTAGGAATGGAAAGAAATCACGAGTTTCAAAGATTGAGGGGGAGCAGCCCCATAGAAATGATGTTGATGGTATGATGTACAGGAAAAGCATGGATCATTTGATTGGTAGTGCTAATGAAGTCAGGAGCATTGATAGGAACCAGCAACTTAGAAAACACAAGAAAAAGTCTTTTAAGAAAACGTTGGATGGCCTTGATTTATTGAGAAGGGATTCTGAAACTGGGCAAAATTTGAAGGCAGCAACCTCTAGCTCTTCTAAGGTTTCTGGTTCTCATAAAACAAGAGTGAACTTTGAAGAAGCAAGGGGTTCACCAGTTGAGTCAGTTTCTTCATCTCCCATGAGGACCTCATATCCGGAAAAGCTTGCATCAACCAAGGGGGAAGGTTCAGGGTATGCTGCTGCTGCAAATACTGGCATTCCCCCAAGTGGCAATTCTCGATCTTGGGATAGAGAAGGTACTGTTGAGCTTGCTCAGTCTGTTTCAGAAATGAAAGAGAGAGTATCAGGTGATTTTAatcctaaatcacataaaatttctaCCGTGGGTTGTCAGGATAGAGATTCCATTAGCAAAATCAGCATTAAAACTAAACCTTCTTCTAGATTGGGGAAAAGCCATTTGCACAATGGTGATACTCATTTTTCAGAAAATGGGCTGAATGCTCTAGAATGGCCCCATGGTGAGGATAGAGTGAACAAAGAGTGCCAGGTTGTGCTTCCTCAGAAATCTGATAAGGGTTACATTTCACAGACAAAGAATAACGGAAGAAGTTCTGCTGCAGATAAAATGAAGGTTTATGATCCAGCTGATCGACAGGAAGATTTGTGTTCTAGAAAGAACATGAAGTATCAATCAGATGTCGACCCTGAGGGTCATGCATGTCTTCAAGAAACAACTGCTGATTGTAAACTCAATCTGCCAAAACCTAGCAAGGATGGGAAGAACAATGTTGGAAGGAGGGATCCTTCCGGTCAGTGGTCAAGTGACAATAGAATGGAAGCCCAATCAAATAAAAAGCATGAAGTTGATGCAAAAACTGCTGCTGCTGCATGCAGCACAAAGGGGAAGACTGCCCCTCAGAAAAATGTGATTCAGGATTTTGATGGTCAAACAAGGCAAGTAGAGACAAGAAATGGAATTTCAAAATCATCCATGCATTGTGAAAATGAAAGTCAGAAAGAAATAGCAGGCCATCTAACAGCACCAGAAGCCGAACAAGGAGTTGTTTCTGATGGGTTTCCAGTTAATGGCTCTGACAATGTTGATTTGTCTAAGGCTATAAAGCTGCCTGGAAAAGCTGGCACCAAGAATGGATCTAACCACAGTTTGGGGAAGCATATACCTGATTTGCGTGTGGCTCACAGTCCAGTGAGAGTAAATTCCTCCAATCAGACGGCAAATGATGCCCTGAATGATGCTGAAAAGCTTAGAAACTATGCTGATCGTCTTAAG AGTTCTGGTTTTGCTTTTGAAAGCAATGAGATTTACTTTAAAGCTGCTCTCAAGTATCTTGGCGTTGCTGCCCATCTAGAGACAAGCAATAGCGAGAGTGGTAGACATTGCGACCTGAACCAAATGCAAGTGTATAACACTGCCACTAAACTTTGCGA GATGTGTGCCCTCGAATATGAAAGACGTAGAGAAATGGCTGCTGCTGCTTTGGCCTATAAATGCATGGAGGTAGCATACATGAGGATAGTTTACTGTAAACAGTCTACTAGCAGTCGAGACCGGAATGAGTTACAAGCAACTCTACAGATGGTTCCTCAAGGTAAGCCAG GTGAATCTCCATCATCTTCTGCATCAGATGTTGATAACTTAAATAATCAACAATCAGTGGAAAAGGCTCCATTAGCCAAGGGTTTAGTTTCACATGGTGGGACCCATGTCATTGTTGCTAGAAACCGCCCTAGTTTTGTCCGGCTGCTTGACTTT ACACAGGATGTAAGCTTTGCTATGGAGGCTTCAAGAAAGTCCCAGAATGCTTTTACAGCTGCAACTGCATCACTGGAAGAAACACAAAATACAGAGTGTATTATTTCTGTTAGAAAGGTGATTGATTTCAGCTTCCAGGATGTGGAGGGACTTATATGCTTGGTTCAGCAGGCTATGGAGGCCATTACTCGTGCCGGTTTAGCTGGTGCTAGAGATTAA
- the LOC107895528 gene encoding cysteine-tryptophan domain-containing zinc finger protein 7 isoform X2 gives MDENSEPEEGEACYHRDDDGDINPDTAFSYLDEKIKNILGHFQKDFEGGVSAENLGAKFGGYGSFLPTYERSPTRLSCPKTPQGNSSTPRSTNNLSMEGAFQNLKAPPNAPPSGRPGNATCPSGSIAAKHDLHLSFNHVAEKPALKDDSFNRAEIPTDQKTLKVRIKVGSDNKVQKNSAIYSGLGLDDSPSSSLGNSPEESGGMVTGSQGTTNESPTKILQVMTSYHVPGGVLISPLHESLLCLLRKEKEGPSRESKSIPLLKACPENSSGLIDESILGNGKQLREKKTKFLIGKSKKVVESKQGNRMNVENDKKLLIKNKLQNEIAGGKELLSHDLKHTALSNSVNVADSVESMPRVCDLSAEANQDGSRGGIFSSDSSKKDSLESISRRSRASGKKKKKDIQRSSVEKVWEQSVVDTSKNASVDLGDNVGSKCYQNTAPLKCKEESKTKVGQEATFPVQKETNIPSEMENTLFVGKKKSKGSNNAGQIADSMKDSLRLDVSGTPKDTTSSSQSFSSGKSNMNRLKLQKDINKVRDNHRDALDTNFKQKRDKMDPSMRPFHNRPKDAGPTTDFERGHNGYLDKSKEIFSGGTVDNQLLGVDAPGVVPHLSDQTLASQTTALATTASVFIEENWVQCDRCHNWRLLPFDTRPEQLPEKWLCSMLNWLPGMNRCDISEEETTKALRALYQVPVAENQSNPENHANGTMPLITSAHLQHLDQKNSSFNSQVSSIQGKKNHGQKELCKAGSSGLSQMSNSKKNQRQEPLKSRRLKNVTQIPIESNLTKKSSFQQKEKYPAAGVTMQAKMKNKRESGLYANGSSKKVKTEIVYTTDKHQSANLDVRTVGLNSSTGLPTQANGRSMQKYNECTNSGDLKHDLKERSVVSVRKLVDQTQVSSDGVSLDMKKCDEKAFVKKRKLEDREDSENGNELYIKEESSESGFRNGKKSRVSKIEGEQPHRNDVDGMMYRKSMDHLIGSANEVRSIDRNQQLRKHKKKSFKKTLDGLDLLRRDSETGQNLKAATSSSSKVSGSHKTRVNFEEARGSPVESVSSSPMRTSYPEKLASTKGEGSGYAAAANTGIPPSGNSRSWDREGTVELAQSVSEMKERVSGDFNPKSHKISTVGCQDRDSISKISIKTKPSSRLGKSHLHNGDTHFSENGLNALEWPHGEDRVNKECQVVLPQKSDKGYISQTKNNGRSSAADKMKVYDPADRQEDLCSRKNMKYQSDVDPEGHACLQETTADCKLNLPKPSKDGKNNVGRRDPSGQWSSDNRMEAQSNKKHEVDAKTAAAACSTKGKTAPQKNVIQDFDGQTRQVETRNGISKSSMHCENESQKEIAGHLTAPEAEQGVVSDGFPVNGSDNVDLSKAIKLPGKAGTKNGSNHSLGKHIPDLRVAHSPVRVNSSNQTANDALNDAEKLRNYADRLKSSGFAFESNEIYFKAALKYLGVAAHLETSNSESGRHCDLNQMQVYNTATKLCEMCALEYERRREMAAAALAYKCMEVAYMRIVYCKQSTSSRDRNELQATLQMVPQGESPSSSASDVDNLNNQQSVEKAPLAKGLVSHGGTHVIVARNRPSFVRLLDFTQDVSFAMEASRKSQNAFTAATASLEETQNTECIISVRKVIDFSFQDVEGLICLVQQAMEAITRAGLAGARD, from the exons ATGGATGAAAATTCTGAGCCTGAAGAAGGAGAAGCTTGCTATCACAGAGATGACGACGGCGACATTAACCCTGATACCGCTTTCTCCTACCTT GATGAAAAGATCAAAAACATTTTGGGACATTTTCAGAAAGATTTTGAAGGCGGTGTTTCTGCAGAAAACTTGG GGGCAAAATTTGGTGGGTATGGCTCATTTTTGCCTACCTATGAACGGTCTCCGACAAGATTATCATGTCCAAAGACACCACAGGGAAACTCCAGCACACCAAGGTCTACAAACAATTTATCCATGGAG GGTGCATTCCAGAATTTGAAAGCTCCTCCAAATGCACCCCCATCTGGGAGACCTGGAAATGCTACCTGCCCTAGTGGCAGTATTGCAGCTAAACATGACTTACATTTGTCTTTTAATCATGTTGCTGAGAAGCCTGCCTTAAAGGATGATAGTTTTAACAGAGCAGAGATTCCTACTGACCAGAAGACCCTAAAGGTCCGAATTAAAGTGGGATCTGATAACAAAGTTCAAAAGAACTCTGCAATCTATAGTGGTCTTGGGCTTGATGATTCTCCATCTTCGTCATTGGGAAACAGTCCTGAGGAAAGTGGAGGAATGGTAACTGGCTCGCAAGGAACCACAAATGAATCACCCACGAAAATTCTTCAG GTTATGACTTCCTATCATGTCCCTGGTGGTGTACTCATATCTCCTCTTCATGAAAGCCTGCTATGCTTGTTAAGAAAGGAGAAGGAAGGTCCTTCTAGAGAGAGTAAATCTATCCCCTTGCTTAAGGCATGTCCAGAAAATTCTTCTGGGTTAATAGATGAGTCCATTTTGGGTAATGGAAAACAACTCAGggagaagaaaacaaaatttttaattgggAAAAGCAAAAAGGTGGTGGAGTCAAAGCAAGGGAACCGCATGAATGTTGAGAATGATAAGAAGTTGCTCATAAAAAATAAGTTGCAAAATGAGATTGCAGGAGGGAAGGAGTTGTTGTCCCATGATTTGAAACACACAGCTCTATCTAATTCAGTTAATGTTGCTGACTCTGTGGAATCCATGCCTAGGGTATGTGATCTTTCTGCAGAGGCTAATCAGGATGGATCAAGAGGTGGAATATTTTCATCTGACTCATCAAAGAAGGATTCTTTGGAGTCAATATCCAGAAGGAGTAGAGCTAGTggcaagaagaaaaagaaggataTACAGCGTAGTTCAGTTGAAAAGGTTTGGGAACAGAGTGTAGTAGATACCAGTAAGAATGCTTCAGTTGACCTTGGGGATAATGTTGGGAGTAAATGCTACCAAAATACTGCCCCTTTAAAGTGTAAGGAAGAGTCAAAAACAAAGGTTGGTCAGGAAGCTACATTTCCTGTACAGAAAGAAACAAATATTCCATCTGAGATGGAAAACACATTGTTTGTGGGCAAGAAGAAGTCAAAAGGTAGCAATAATGCTGGACAAATTGCTGATTCAATGAAGGATAGTTTAAGGCTCGATGTGAGCGGAACACCTAAAGATACAACCAGTTCTAGTCAGAGTTTTTCTTCAGGTAAAAGTAATATGAATAGGTTGAAGTTGCAGAAGGATATTAATAAGGTCCGAGATAATCATAGAGATGCATTGGACACCAATTTCAAACAAAAACGTGACAAAATGGATCCATCAATGAGGCCTTTTCACAATAGACCAAAAGATGCTGGACCTACTACAGATTTTGAGAGGGGGCACAATGGTTATTTGGACAAGTCAAAAGAAATATTTAGTGGTGGAACAGTTGATAACCAGCTGTTGGGAGTGGATGCTCCAGGTGTGGTTCCTCACCTTTCTGACCAGACACTTGCCTCTCAGACAACAGCATTGGCAACAACTGCTTCTGTATTCATAGAAGAAAACTGGGTTCAGTGTGATCGTTGTCACAATTGGCGACTTTTGCCTTTTGATACTAGACCGGAACAACTCCCTGAGAAGTGGCTGTGTAGCATGCTTAATTGGCT GCCTGGAATGAACAGGTGTGACATCAGTGAGGAGGAGACAACAAAAGCTCTCAGAGCATTGTACCAGGTTCCAGTAGCTGAGAATCAAAGTAATCCAGAAAATCATGCAAATGGAACCATGCCATTGATCACTTCAGCTCATCTACAGCATCTTGATCAGAAAAACTCTAGTTTCAATTCTCAGGTGTCATCTATTCAAGGCAAGAAGAACCATGGCCAGAAGGAACTGTGCAAAGCAGGAAGCAGTGGCCTGAGTCAGATGTCAAACTCTAAAAAGAACCAACGGCAGGAACCTTTGAAAAGTAGGCGCTTAAAGAACGTGACCCAGATCCCTATCGAATCAAATCTCACAAAGAAATCCAGCTTCCAGCAAAAAGAAAAGTATCCAGCTGCAG GAGTGACCATGCAAGCAAAGATGAAAAACAAGAGGGAGTCTGGTCTATATGCGAATGGAAGTTCAAAGAAAGTCAAAACAGAAATTGTATACACGACTGATAAACATCAGAGTGCTAACTTGGATGTCAGAACGGTGGGCCTTAATTCAAGCACTGGCTTGCCAACTCAAGCAAATGGAAGAAGTATGCAAAAGTATAATGAGTGCACTAATTCTGGGGATCTAAAGCATGATTTGAAAGAAAGATCAGTAGTTTCTGTTAGAAAACTTGTGGATCAAACTCAGGTCTCATCAGATGGTGTGTCACTAGACATGAAAAAATGTGATGAAAAGGCTTttgtgaagaaaagaaaattggagGACCGGGAGGACAGTGAAAATGGGAATGAGTTATATATTAAGGAAGAAAGTAGTGAGAGTGGGTTTAGGAATGGAAAGAAATCACGAGTTTCAAAGATTGAGGGGGAGCAGCCCCATAGAAATGATGTTGATGGTATGATGTACAGGAAAAGCATGGATCATTTGATTGGTAGTGCTAATGAAGTCAGGAGCATTGATAGGAACCAGCAACTTAGAAAACACAAGAAAAAGTCTTTTAAGAAAACGTTGGATGGCCTTGATTTATTGAGAAGGGATTCTGAAACTGGGCAAAATTTGAAGGCAGCAACCTCTAGCTCTTCTAAGGTTTCTGGTTCTCATAAAACAAGAGTGAACTTTGAAGAAGCAAGGGGTTCACCAGTTGAGTCAGTTTCTTCATCTCCCATGAGGACCTCATATCCGGAAAAGCTTGCATCAACCAAGGGGGAAGGTTCAGGGTATGCTGCTGCTGCAAATACTGGCATTCCCCCAAGTGGCAATTCTCGATCTTGGGATAGAGAAGGTACTGTTGAGCTTGCTCAGTCTGTTTCAGAAATGAAAGAGAGAGTATCAGGTGATTTTAatcctaaatcacataaaatttctaCCGTGGGTTGTCAGGATAGAGATTCCATTAGCAAAATCAGCATTAAAACTAAACCTTCTTCTAGATTGGGGAAAAGCCATTTGCACAATGGTGATACTCATTTTTCAGAAAATGGGCTGAATGCTCTAGAATGGCCCCATGGTGAGGATAGAGTGAACAAAGAGTGCCAGGTTGTGCTTCCTCAGAAATCTGATAAGGGTTACATTTCACAGACAAAGAATAACGGAAGAAGTTCTGCTGCAGATAAAATGAAGGTTTATGATCCAGCTGATCGACAGGAAGATTTGTGTTCTAGAAAGAACATGAAGTATCAATCAGATGTCGACCCTGAGGGTCATGCATGTCTTCAAGAAACAACTGCTGATTGTAAACTCAATCTGCCAAAACCTAGCAAGGATGGGAAGAACAATGTTGGAAGGAGGGATCCTTCCGGTCAGTGGTCAAGTGACAATAGAATGGAAGCCCAATCAAATAAAAAGCATGAAGTTGATGCAAAAACTGCTGCTGCTGCATGCAGCACAAAGGGGAAGACTGCCCCTCAGAAAAATGTGATTCAGGATTTTGATGGTCAAACAAGGCAAGTAGAGACAAGAAATGGAATTTCAAAATCATCCATGCATTGTGAAAATGAAAGTCAGAAAGAAATAGCAGGCCATCTAACAGCACCAGAAGCCGAACAAGGAGTTGTTTCTGATGGGTTTCCAGTTAATGGCTCTGACAATGTTGATTTGTCTAAGGCTATAAAGCTGCCTGGAAAAGCTGGCACCAAGAATGGATCTAACCACAGTTTGGGGAAGCATATACCTGATTTGCGTGTGGCTCACAGTCCAGTGAGAGTAAATTCCTCCAATCAGACGGCAAATGATGCCCTGAATGATGCTGAAAAGCTTAGAAACTATGCTGATCGTCTTAAG AGTTCTGGTTTTGCTTTTGAAAGCAATGAGATTTACTTTAAAGCTGCTCTCAAGTATCTTGGCGTTGCTGCCCATCTAGAGACAAGCAATAGCGAGAGTGGTAGACATTGCGACCTGAACCAAATGCAAGTGTATAACACTGCCACTAAACTTTGCGA GATGTGTGCCCTCGAATATGAAAGACGTAGAGAAATGGCTGCTGCTGCTTTGGCCTATAAATGCATGGAGGTAGCATACATGAGGATAGTTTACTGTAAACAGTCTACTAGCAGTCGAGACCGGAATGAGTTACAAGCAACTCTACAGATGGTTCCTCAAG GTGAATCTCCATCATCTTCTGCATCAGATGTTGATAACTTAAATAATCAACAATCAGTGGAAAAGGCTCCATTAGCCAAGGGTTTAGTTTCACATGGTGGGACCCATGTCATTGTTGCTAGAAACCGCCCTAGTTTTGTCCGGCTGCTTGACTTT ACACAGGATGTAAGCTTTGCTATGGAGGCTTCAAGAAAGTCCCAGAATGCTTTTACAGCTGCAACTGCATCACTGGAAGAAACACAAAATACAGAGTGTATTATTTCTGTTAGAAAGGTGATTGATTTCAGCTTCCAGGATGTGGAGGGACTTATATGCTTGGTTCAGCAGGCTATGGAGGCCATTACTCGTGCCGGTTTAGCTGGTGCTAGAGATTAA
- the LOC107896707 gene encoding protein SRG1: MAPVPSLPIKVGHIDDVQELRKAKPATVPERFIRDMADRPKVVPNLSSSLDIPIIDLSKLMKTDKDEVMQLKTACEEWGFFQVLNHGIDLNVVEDIEKVAEDFFMLPLQEKQKYPMAPGTVQGYGQAFVFSENQKLDWCNMFALGVEPPCIRNPKLWPSKPVNFREALEIYSREVRKLCKTLLKYIAVSLGLKGDVFEEMFGVAVQAVRMNYYPPCSRPDLVLGLSPHSDGSALTVLQQGKDSSVGLQILKGQTWVPVKPIPNALVINIGDTLEVLTNGKYKSVEHRAVTHKERDRLSIVTFYAPSYEIELGPMAELVDEKNPCRYRSYNHGEYSKHYVTNKLQGKRTLDFAKIQSKTSN, encoded by the exons ATGGCTCCAGTGCCTAGTTTACCAATTAAAGTTGGACATATTGATGATGTCCAAGAACTAAGAAAAGCTAAACCAGCCACGGTTCCTGAAAGATTTATCAGAGACATGGCTGATAGGCCAAAAGTTGTTCCAAATCTATCATCATCTCTTGACATTCCCATCATTGATCTTTCTAAGCTCATGAAAACAGACAAAGATGAAGTTATGCAGCTCAAAACTGCCTGTGAAGAATGGGGATTTTTCCAG GTACTGAACCATGGGATTGATCTGAATGTTGTTGAAGACATCGAAAAAGTAGCCGAGGATTTCTTCATGTTACCTTTACAGGAGAAACAAAAGTATCCAATGGCTCCAGGGACAGTTCAGGGCTATGGTCAAGCTTTTGTGTTCTCAGAGAACCAAAAGTTGGATTGGTGCAATATGTTTGCTCTTGGTGTTGAGCCACCTTGTATAAGGAACCCAAAACTCTGGCCATCAAAACCAGTTAACTTCAG AGAAGCTTTAGAAATTTATTCAAGAGAAGTGAGGAAACTTTGCAAGACACTTCTGAAGTATATAGCAGTGAGCCTTGGACTAAAAGGGGATGTTTTTGAAGAAATGTTCGGAGTGGCTGTGCAAGCAGTAAGGATGAATTATTATCCTCCATGTTCAAGACCTGACCTTGTTTTAGGCCTTAGTCCACATTCAGATGGAAGTGCCCTTACAGTGTTGCAGCAGGGAAAAGATAGCTCAGTTGGTCTTCAAATCCTTAAGGGCCAAACGTGGGTGCCTGTTAAGCCTATTCCAAATGCACTCGTCATCAACATCGGTGACACTCTAGAA GTACTTACAAATGGAAAATACAAGAGTGTGGAGCATAGAGCAGTAACTCACAAAGAGAGAGACCGCCTTTCAATCGTCACTTTCTATGCTCCAAGCTATGAAATAGAACTTGGTCCAATGGCAGAACTGGTGGATGAGAAGAATCCATGCAGATACAGAAGTTACAATCATGGAGAGTACAGTAAACATTACGTAACCAACAAGTTGCAAGGCAAAAGAACCCTGGATTTCGCAAAGATCCAATCCAAGACCTCGAATTAA